Proteins encoded within one genomic window of Bombina bombina isolate aBomBom1 chromosome 1, aBomBom1.pri, whole genome shotgun sequence:
- the LOC128643186 gene encoding putative nuclease HARBI1 has product MQGEREADNAEVRQRRPDIPRVRLDIETLNEQQVFESFRLNREKIYQLYALLQDRLESQGYSSRAVPGMTKLLGALHFLASGSFQVTGGIVTGVHKSTLSKHLSKVIDGLYDNCRKFIFFPTSPRGWRDVKRDFFLLGGIPNVLGAIDCTHIALRPPVRREIIFRNRKHFHSLNVQIICDANMRILNVVAGFPGSSHDAYILRNSGVWRLFETNQMPEGHLLADSAYPLKKWIWTPLKENQVVGPAELRYNEAHIRTRAIIERLFGVLKMRFRCLDRSGGDLQFSPEKAIKIIVACCCLHNMAQEHGMLNDLLPTPQPPGEIFEPDVINHPQPLNAHLERSATIQEFFSD; this is encoded by the exons atgcagggtgagagagaagctgacaatgctgaagttagacagcgtaggcctgacatccccagagtgaggctggatatagaaaccctgaatgagcagcaggtgtttgaaagtttcaggctcaacagggagaaaatatatcagttatatgccctgttgcaagataggctggaaagccagggctattcaagcagggctgtccctggaatgaccaaactactaggggcacttcattttttggcttctggatcctttcaggtgacagggggcattgtaactggggtgcataagtccactctttctaagcatctttcaaaagttattgatggactttatgataattgcagaaaatttatttttttccccacatcacccagaggttggcgtgatgttaagagggacttttttcttttaggtggcatacccaatgtccttggggccattgactgcactcatattgccctaagaccccctgtgcgcagggagataatatttagaaataggaaacacttccactccttaaatgtgcagattatatgtgatgcaaacatgcgcatattaaatgttgtggcagggttcccaggaagtagccatgatgcctacatcctcaggaattctggtgtgtggagattgtttgagacaaatcaaatgcctgaaggacatctcctcg cagattctgcatatcctcttaaaaaatggatttggacaccattgaaagagaaccaggttgttgggcctgctgaattaag atataatgaagcacatatccgaacacgtgctataatagaacgactgtttggtgttctaaaaatgcgctttcgctgcctggacagatcagggggggatctccaattcagtccggaaaaagctattaaaatcatagtggcatgttgctgtctacacaacatggcacaggagcatgggatgttgaacgacttacttccaacaccacagcccccaggtgaaatctttgagcctgatgtaattaatcatccccaacccctcaatgcccatttggagagatctgcaactattcaagaattcttttcag attga